A stretch of the Vagococcus xieshaowenii genome encodes the following:
- the rimI gene encoding ribosomal protein S18-alanine N-acetyltransferase, translating to MWKKSELLQKVKDVIKKDPFMIQDTVAVLTQVSYREVRLDEIKSLQAIQKAVYQDRSSWSRYAFLAELNGNKPIKYIVADYRGTIIGFGGIRIEDSNAHITNLAVLPDYQGNGIGSNLLEQLLVFAENCEVQTLSLEVRTSNDKAQRLYKTIGFNVTKTEPNYYRDGEDAYFMRLDKRVQGE from the coding sequence ATGTGGAAAAAGTCTGAATTGCTTCAAAAAGTTAAAGATGTTATAAAAAAAGATCCATTCATGATTCAAGATACTGTCGCAGTCTTAACACAGGTATCTTACCGAGAAGTACGGCTGGATGAAATCAAGTCGTTACAAGCTATTCAAAAAGCGGTGTATCAAGATCGTTCATCTTGGAGCCGATATGCATTTTTAGCAGAGTTAAATGGTAATAAACCTATCAAGTATATTGTGGCGGATTATCGAGGGACTATTATTGGTTTTGGAGGTATTCGCATTGAAGACTCAAATGCTCATATTACGAATTTAGCGGTATTACCTGATTATCAAGGAAATGGCATTGGAAGTAATTTGTTAGAGCAATTGCTAGTGTTTGCTGAAAATTGCGAGGTTCAAACGCTTAGCCTAGAAGTGCGTACTTCAAATGATAAAGCCCAACGCTTGTATAAAACAATTGGGTTTAATGTGACGAAGACTGAGCCTAATTATTATCGTGATGGTGAAGATGCTTACTTCATGCGTTTAGATAAGCGTGTGCAAGGTGAATAA
- the rimI gene encoding ribosomal protein S18-alanine N-acetyltransferase — protein MSDGLANQLWQVAQASFTFGSPWTIEQFEEDLQNKSSSWLLKRNESNEVVAFLQYRVVLDEAEIYHIAVSSAYQSQGLGKDMLYELIETLTETNVEKIFLEVRESNEQARRFYQKHAFVEIGVRKNYYHHPIDNGLMLMKELK, from the coding sequence ATGAGTGATGGATTAGCTAATCAATTATGGCAGGTCGCTCAAGCTAGTTTTACTTTTGGTTCGCCATGGACGATTGAGCAATTTGAAGAAGATTTACAAAATAAATCCTCAAGTTGGCTATTAAAACGTAACGAATCTAATGAAGTAGTGGCGTTTCTACAATATCGTGTAGTATTGGATGAAGCAGAAATATATCATATTGCAGTATCATCAGCCTATCAGTCACAAGGGCTAGGTAAGGATATGCTCTATGAATTAATAGAAACGTTAACGGAAACAAATGTTGAAAAAATTTTTTTAGAAGTAAGAGAAAGTAATGAACAAGCGCGTCGCTTTTATCAAAAGCATGCGTTTGTGGAGATAGGTGTTAGAAAAAACTATTATCATCATCCGATTGACAATGGGCTGATGTTAATGAAGGAATTGAAATGA
- the tsaD gene encoding tRNA (adenosine(37)-N6)-threonylcarbamoyltransferase complex transferase subunit TsaD: MEIFTKERRLVLAIESSCDETSVAVVEDGNQILSNIVASQVLSHQRFGGVVPEVASRHHVEQIISCLEDALKEANVTVDELSAVAVTEGPGLVGALLIGISAAKAFAFANNLPLIPVNHMAGHIYAARFVEEMTFPLMALLVSGGHTELVYMKADGEFDIIGETRDDAAGEAYDKVGRVLGLRYPSGKEIDEMAHKGQDVYNFPRAMIKEDHFDFSFSGLKSSFINRVHNAEQKGETLSTIDLAASFQASVVEVLVNKTVRACQTYDVKQLIVAGGVAANKGLRETMTQTMKETLPEVNVTFPPLKLCGDNAAMIGSAAFAAINQQQVADMTLNAIPSLVLGE, translated from the coding sequence ATGGAAATTTTTACAAAAGAACGTCGTCTTGTATTAGCAATTGAGTCAAGCTGTGATGAAACAAGTGTAGCGGTGGTTGAGGATGGAAATCAAATTTTATCCAATATTGTAGCCTCTCAAGTGTTATCTCATCAACGATTTGGAGGAGTAGTTCCTGAAGTGGCAAGTCGTCATCATGTTGAACAAATTATTTCTTGTTTAGAAGATGCCCTAAAAGAAGCTAACGTAACGGTTGATGAGCTGAGTGCGGTAGCTGTTACAGAAGGGCCTGGCTTAGTCGGTGCGTTATTAATTGGAATCAGCGCAGCGAAAGCTTTTGCTTTTGCTAATAATCTCCCTCTAATTCCTGTTAATCATATGGCCGGTCATATATATGCCGCAAGATTTGTCGAAGAAATGACCTTTCCTTTAATGGCGCTATTGGTTAGTGGTGGACATACCGAGCTTGTTTACATGAAAGCCGATGGAGAATTTGACATAATAGGTGAAACGCGCGATGATGCGGCAGGTGAAGCCTATGATAAAGTAGGACGTGTCTTAGGGTTACGTTATCCAAGTGGTAAAGAAATTGATGAAATGGCCCATAAAGGACAAGATGTTTATAACTTTCCACGTGCAATGATAAAAGAAGATCATTTTGATTTTAGTTTTAGTGGGTTGAAGAGCTCGTTTATTAATCGCGTTCATAATGCTGAGCAAAAAGGCGAAACACTATCTACAATCGACTTAGCGGCAAGTTTTCAAGCAAGCGTGGTGGAGGTGCTAGTCAACAAAACCGTTCGTGCCTGTCAAACGTATGACGTGAAACAATTAATCGTAGCAGGTGGTGTAGCGGCTAACAAAGGCCTAAGAGAAACGATGACGCAAACAATGAAAGAGACATTACCAGAGGTAAACGTAACGTTTCCCCCATTAAAATTATGCGGAGATAACGCTGCGATGATTGGTTCAGCTGCCTTTGCAGCTATCAACCAACAACAAGTTGCTGATATGACGCTAAATGCAATTCCAAGTTTAGTTTTAGGTGAATAA